The Sulfobacillus thermosulfidooxidans DSM 9293 genome includes a window with the following:
- a CDS encoding IS3 family transposase → MTELCEHVMDWHRRAPQVSLRRWCATIRLSRATFYAWRHRQRHPEPDRRHQAPGRPPRGYSVTQNGQKIADGQIMDWITDILTTENAAYGYHKITWVLRRRYHLQISFKKVYRLLRQWHLLWPQRKRRIRHPRRLARNRIITAPNQLWQTDITYVYIAGEDRFLYLQAIIDVCDRMIIAYHMGLHCQATDVVRTLKHAVMQRQSEWQTPPVLRTDNGPQFIAEAFETACAAYGLEHERIPVATPNKNAFIESWHAQLERECLTQEFATYGEAYAAITRWIAFYNQDRLHGSLEFWSPATMRQRVAGGQATWMPVKV, encoded by the coding sequence GTGACAGAATTGTGTGAACACGTGATGGACTGGCATCGCCGCGCTCCCCAGGTGTCCCTTCGCCGATGGTGTGCGACGATTCGCCTTTCACGGGCCACCTTTTATGCGTGGCGTCATCGTCAACGCCATCCTGAACCGGATCGGCGCCATCAGGCGCCGGGTCGACCTCCGCGAGGATACAGCGTCACACAAAATGGCCAGAAAATCGCCGATGGCCAGATTATGGACTGGATTACCGATATTCTGACGACGGAGAATGCGGCTTATGGGTATCACAAAATCACATGGGTCTTGCGACGACGCTATCATCTACAGATTAGTTTCAAAAAGGTGTATCGCCTCCTTCGACAGTGGCACTTATTATGGCCTCAGCGAAAACGCCGCATCCGGCATCCGCGCCGGCTGGCGCGGAACCGCATCATCACGGCTCCCAACCAGCTCTGGCAAACGGACATTACCTATGTGTATATCGCGGGCGAGGATCGGTTTTTGTATCTCCAAGCCATTATCGATGTGTGTGACCGCATGATTATTGCCTACCACATGGGACTCCATTGTCAGGCGACGGATGTTGTGCGAACCTTAAAACACGCGGTGATGCAGCGTCAATCGGAATGGCAGACGCCTCCCGTTCTGCGGACCGACAATGGCCCCCAGTTTATCGCCGAGGCATTCGAAACGGCTTGTGCCGCCTATGGTCTGGAACATGAACGCATTCCGGTGGCCACGCCGAATAAAAACGCCTTTATTGAGTCGTGGCATGCTCAGTTGGAGCGCGAGTGTCTCACTCAAGAATTTGCCACATATGGCGAGGCCTATGCGGCCATAACGCGATGGATTGCCTTTTATAACCAAGATCGACTGCATGGGAGCCTAGAATTTTGGTCCCCGGCGACGATGCGACAACGAGTCGCTGGAGGGCAAGCGACCTGGATGCCCGTCAAAGTGTAG